The Engystomops pustulosus chromosome 4, aEngPut4.maternal, whole genome shotgun sequence genome contains a region encoding:
- the LOC140128670 gene encoding olfactory receptor 10C1-like, whose amino-acid sequence MVLTNNVTIIFLLGFPNLQNFTFLFFSLLVLIFCGTISGNLLIMVLYLVSKTLQSPMYFFITQLSLCDLLLTTDIVPVLLHTVLYGGSSITLIGCFIQYFFFATSESSECLLLSVMSYDRYVAICNPLRYHCIMSHGVCVTSVSMICLVGVIVASVNITVTYNVYLCGRHVIDHFYCDIEPMMHLFCAHISILHKLLMGSLIVVIPFIIIVTSYVYIVITILKIPSTTGRHKAFSTCSSHLIVVSMFYGTLMIAYMFPSGGESTTLSKILSLMYTVLTPLLNPIIYTLRNNNFKEAFHNLKSIVKSK is encoded by the coding sequence aTGGTTCTCACAAACAATGTCACCATTATCTTTCTTCTGGGATTTCCCAATCTTCAGAACTTCAcattcctcttcttctccctcctggttCTTATCTTCTGTGGGACAATATCAGGAAACCTTCTTATCATGGTCTTGTATCTAGTGAGTAAAACCCTTcagtcccccatgtacttcttcattacaCAGCTGTCATTGTGTGACCTCCTGCTGACCACAGACATTGTCCCCGTCCTTCTTCACACTGTCCTGTATGGAGGAAGTTCTATCACTCTCATTGGATGCTTCATTCAGTACTTTTTCTTTGCTACATCGGAATCTTCAGAATGCCTTCTCTTgtcggtgatgtcctatgaccggtatgtggccatctgtaaccccctccgttATCACTGTATCATGAGTCATGGAGTTTGTGTGACATCAGTCAGCATGATTTGTCTGGTGGGTGTTATTGTAGCATCGGTAAATATCACCGTTACGTATAATGTGTATCTCTGTGGACGACATGTCATTGACCATTTCTACTGTGATATTGAGCCCATGATGCATCTCTTCTGCGCTCATATATCTATTCTCCATAAATTGCTGATGGGATCTTTAATAGTTGTTATACCTTTCATAATAATAGTGACGTCCTACGTGTACATTGTCATCACCATTCTGAAGATCCCATCCACTACCGGAAGacataaagccttctccacctgtagctcccacctcattgtggtctccatGTTTTATGGGACATTAATGATTGCTTATATGTTTCCATCAGGGGGAGAATCCACAACACTTAGTAAGATCCTCTCCCTAATGTATACGGTGCTGACCCCACTGCTTAACCCCATAATATACACCTTGAGGAACAACAACTTTAAAGAGGCTTTTCACAACCTGAAATCAATTGTTAAATCCAAATAA